One stretch of Cervus canadensis isolate Bull #8, Minnesota chromosome 5, ASM1932006v1, whole genome shotgun sequence DNA includes these proteins:
- the LOC122441576 gene encoding 60S ribosomal protein L27-like gives MSKFTKPGNAMLALASHYEGHKVVTVKNIGDGSSDTPHRHALLAGTNRSPCKVTAASAKKKIAKRSKIKSFVKVYHYNHLRPTTYSVGIPLDETVGNKDIFRDPAIKCKA, from the coding sequence ATGAGCAAGTTCACGAAACCCGGGAACGCGATGCTGGCCCTGGCCAGTCACTACGAAGGACACAAAGTGGTCACCGTGAAGAACATTGGTGACGGCAGCTCAGACACACCCCACAGACATGCTCTGCTGGCTGGAACTAATCGCTCTCCCTGCAAAGTGACAGCTGCCTCGGCCAAGAAGAAAATCGCCAAGAGGTCAAAGATCAAGTCTTTCGTGAAAGTTTATCATTATAATCACCTCAGGCCCACAACGTACTCTGTGGGTATCCCCTTGGACGAAACTGTTGGCAACAAGGATATCTTCAGAGACCCTGCTATCAAATGCAAAGCCTGA